Part of the Carnobacterium pleistocenium FTR1 genome is shown below.
AATGCATCTCAATTTTTAGGATTCCATCTCCTCTGCAAGCTTCACAACGGCCACCTTTTACGTTGAAACTAAAACGCCCTTTTTTATACCCTCTTATTTTAGCTTCATTCGTTTGGGCGAATAAGTCGCGGATATCATCAAACACGCTTGTATAGGTTGCTGGATTGCTTCGAGGTGTTCGCCCGATTGGACTTTGATCGATATCGATCACTTTTTCTAACCCTTTATATCCTTCAATCGACTTGTATTTTCCAGGTTTTTGTTTTGAACGATTTAAATCACGAGACAATGTTTTTTTCAAAACAGCATTGACTAAAGAGCTTTTACCTGATCCCGAAACACCTGTAACAGCTATAAAACGACCTAATGGAAAATCGACATTCACATTCTTTAAGTTGTTTTCAGCTGCCCCAATAACACGAATAACACCTTTATCTTCTGCTCTTCGCTCTTTTGGAACAGGTATAAATTTTTTCCCAGATAAATAAGCACCGGTTAATGAATTTTTATTATTAGCAACTTCTTCAGGTGTTCCGATGGCCATGATTTCGCCACCTTTTTCACCAGCACCTGGACCTATGTCAATCAAATAATCCGCTGCCATCATTGTGTCTTCATCGTGTTCGACTACAATCAATGTATTTCCTAAATCACGCATTTTTTTTAACGATTCAATTAAACGATTGTTATCTCTTTGATGAAGTCCGATTGAAGGTTCATCTAGTATATACAAAACACCTGATAAATTAGAGCCAATTTGGGTTGCTAAACGAATACGTTGTGCTTCCCCACCTGACAATGTTCCAGCCGTTCGACTCAGTGTTAGATAATTTAATCCAACATTTTTCAAGAAAGATAAGCGATCATTCACTTCTTTCAAGATAGGTCTTGCAATCATTTTTTCTTGCTCAGACAAAGGTAAATCAATAAAAAATTGAATAGAATTCTCAATAGGATATTCACAGACTTCGCCAATATCTTTCCCAGCAACTTTCACCGATAACGCTTCTGGACTTAATCTTTTTCCCCCACAAGTTTGACAAGTTAACTCATTCATATATAATCGCATTTGGTCTCTTGTAAAATCACTACTCGTTTCACGGTAACGTCTTTCAATGTTCGTCAGTATACCTTCAAAAGGAATATCTACATCACGCATACCACCAAAATCATTTTTATGATGAAAATGGAATAATTCTCCATTTGAGCCATACAAAATTAACTCTTGATCTTTTTTCGGCAACTCTTCAAATGGAATCGTTTGATCAATGTTAAAATGTTTGCAGGCTTGTTTTAACATCTGTGGATAGTAATTCGAACTGATTGGGTTCCAAGGCAAAATAGCTCCATCTTTTAATGATAAGCTTTTATCCGGAACGACTAGATCAATATCAACTTCTAGTTTAACACCCAAACCATCACAAACTGGGCAAGAACCAAAGGGGGAGTTAAACGAAAACAATCGAGGTTCTAATTCACCAACACTAAATCCACAGTGCGGACAAGCATAGTGCTCACTAAATAGAACTTCCTCTTGTCCCATAATGTCCGCAATTGCATAACCTTCCGCCAAGCGTAAGGCTGCTTCAAAAGAATCAAATAAACGTGAACGAATACCCTCTTTCACTACGATTCGATCGATAACAATTTCAATATCGTGTTTTTTATTTTTCTCCAACTCAATATCATCAGAAATATCGTACATTTCTTTATCTACTCGTACACGTACATAACCTTCAGATTTAATTTTATCAAAAATTTTCTTGTGCTGTCCTTTTTTACCAGTAACAATTGGGGCTAATAGTTGAATTTTAGTTTGCTCAGGATATTCAAGTATACGATCCACCATCTGTTCAACAGACTG
Proteins encoded:
- the uvrA gene encoding excinuclease ABC subunit UvrA, which encodes MAHDKITVKGARSHNLKDIDVTIPRDKLVVVTGLSGSGKSSLAFDTLYAEGQRRYVESLSAYARQFLGQMDKPDVDSIEGLSPAIAIDQKSTSKNPRSTVGTVTEINDYLRLLYARIGHPICPNDGTEISSQSVEQMVDRILEYPEQTKIQLLAPIVTGKKGQHKKIFDKIKSEGYVRVRVDKEMYDISDDIELEKNKKHDIEIVIDRIVVKEGIRSRLFDSFEAALRLAEGYAIADIMGQEEVLFSEHYACPHCGFSVGELEPRLFSFNSPFGSCPVCDGLGVKLEVDIDLVVPDKSLSLKDGAILPWNPISSNYYPQMLKQACKHFNIDQTIPFEELPKKDQELILYGSNGELFHFHHKNDFGGMRDVDIPFEGILTNIERRYRETSSDFTRDQMRLYMNELTCQTCGGKRLSPEALSVKVAGKDIGEVCEYPIENSIQFFIDLPLSEQEKMIARPILKEVNDRLSFLKNVGLNYLTLSRTAGTLSGGEAQRIRLATQIGSNLSGVLYILDEPSIGLHQRDNNRLIESLKKMRDLGNTLIVVEHDEDTMMAADYLIDIGPGAGEKGGEIMAIGTPEEVANNKNSLTGAYLSGKKFIPVPKERRAEDKGVIRVIGAAENNLKNVNVDFPLGRFIAVTGVSGSGKSSLVNAVLKKTLSRDLNRSKQKPGKYKSIEGYKGLEKVIDIDQSPIGRTPRSNPATYTSVFDDIRDLFAQTNEAKIRGYKKGRFSFNVKGGRCEACRGDGILKIEMHFLPDVYVPCEICHGTRYNSETLEVRYKGKNVSDVLNMTVEEAVIFFENVPKIRKKIQTIIDVGLGYVTLGQPATTLSGGEAQRMKLASELRKSSNGDNFYILDEPTTGLHTDDIARLLVVLNRLVEAGNTVLVIEHNLDVIKTADYVIDLGPEGGAGGGTIVATGTPEEVAKAKKSYTGKYLDEILKRDKKREKNIN